A single genomic interval of Lynx canadensis isolate LIC74 chromosome A2, mLynCan4.pri.v2, whole genome shotgun sequence harbors:
- the CDKN2D gene encoding cyclin-dependent kinase 4 inhibitor D, with the protein MLLEEVRAGDRLSGAAARGDVQEVRRLLHRELVHPDALNRFGKTALQVMMFGSSTIALELLKQGASPNVQDTSGTTPAHDAARTGFLDTLKVLVEHGADVNVPDGTGALPIHLAVREGHTAVVSFLASESDLHHRDARGLTPLELAQGIGAQDLMDILQGHSVVLL; encoded by the exons ATGCTGCTGGAGGAGGTCCGCGCAGGCGACAGGCTAAGCGGGGCCGCGGCCCGTGGCGACGTGCAGGAGGTGCGCCGCCTTCTGCACCGTGAGCTGGTGCACCCCGATGCCCTGAACCGCTTCGGCAAGACGGCGCTGCAG GTCATGATGTTTGGAAGCTCCACCATTGCGTTGGAACTTCTCAAGCAAGGTGCCAGCCCCAATGTCCAGGACACCTCCGGCACCACTCCAGCCCATGATGCGGCACGCACTGGATTCCTGGACACCCTGAAGGTTTTGGTAGAGCATGGTGCTGATGTCAACGTGCCTGACGGCACCGGGGCACTCCCCATCCATCTGGCGGTGCGAGAGGGCCACACCGCTGTGGTCAGCTTCCTGGCTTCTGAGTCTGATCTCCATCACAGGGACGCCAGGGGGCTCACGCCCCTGGAGCTGGCACAGGGGATAGGGGCCCAGGATCTCATGGACATACTGCAGGGGCACTCGGTGGTACTGCTGTGA
- the AP1M2 gene encoding AP-1 complex subunit mu-2 isoform X3, with translation MSASAVFILDVKGKPLISRNYKGDVAMSEIENFMPLLMQREEEGALAPLLSHGRVHFLWIKHSNLYLVATTLKNANASLVYSFLYKTVEVFSEYFKELEEESIRDNFVIVYELLDELMDFGFPQTTDSKILQEYITQQGNKLETGKSRVPPTVTNAVSWRSEGIKYKKNEVFIDVIESVNLLVNANGSVLLSEIVGTIKLKVFLSGMPELRLGLNDRVLFELTGRSKNKSVELEDVKFHQCVRLSRFDNDRTISFIPPDGDFELMSYRLSTQVKPLIWIESVIEKFSHSRVEIMVKAKGQFKKQSVANGVEISVPVPSDADSPRFKTSVGSAKYVPEKNVVIWSIKSFPGGKEYLMRAHFGLPSVEKEEVEGRPPIGVKFEIPYFTVSGIQVRYMKIIEKSGYQALPWVRYITQSGDYQLRTS, from the exons ATGTCCGCCTCGGCTGTCTTCATCCTCGACGTCAAGGGCAAG CCCCTGATCAGCCGCAACTACAAGGGCGATGTGGCCATGAGTGAGATTGAGAACTTCATGCCTCTGCTCATGCAGCGGGAGGAGGAGGGCGCCTTGGCCCCACTGCTGAGCCATGGCCGGGTCCACTTTTTGTGGATCAAACACAGCAACCTCTATT TGGTAGCCACCACGCTGAAGAACGCCAACGCCTCCCTCGTGTACTCCTTCCTCTACAAGACGGTGGAG GTATTCTCTGAATACTtcaaggagctggaggaggagagcaTCCGAGACAACTTCGTCATCGTCTATGAGCTGCTGGACGAGCTCATGGACTTCGGCTTCCCACAGACCACTGACAGCAAGATCCTGCAGGA GTACATCACACAGCAGGGCAACAAGCTGGAGACCGGCAAATCTCGAGTGCCACCCACTGTCACCAATGCTGTGTCCTGGCGCTCTGAGGGCATCAAGTACAAGAAGAACGAGGTGTTCATTGATGTCATAGAGTCTGTCAACCTGCTG GTCAATGCCAACGGCAGCGTCCTGCTGAGCGAGATCGTGGGCACCATCAAGCTCAAGGTGTTTCTGTCGGGAATGCCAGAGCTGCGGCTTGGCCTCAACGACCGTGTGCTCTTTGAGCTCACTGGCC GAAGCAAGAACAAGTCTGTGGAACTGGAAGACGTCAAATTCCACCAGTGTGTGCGGCTGTCTCGCTTTGACAATGACCGCACTATCTCCTTCATCCCACCCGACGGCGACTTTGAGCTCATGTCCTACCGCCTCAGCACCCAg GTCAAGCCGTTGATCTGGATTGAGTCCGTCATTGAGAAGTTCTCCCACAGCCGTGTGGAGATCATGGTCAAG GCCAAGGGGCAGTTTAAGAAGCAGTCGGTGGCCAACGGCGTGGAGATATCCGTGCCCGTGCCCAGTGATGCCGACTCCCCGCGCTTCAAGACCAGTGTAGGCAGTGCCAAGTACGTGCCCGAAAAGAATGTCGTTATTTGGAGTATTAAGTCCTTCCCG GGGGGCAAGGAGTACCTGATGCGCGCCCACTTTGGCCTCCCCAGcgtggagaaggaggaggtggagggccGGCCCCCTATTGGGGTCAAGTTTGAGATCCCCTACTTCACTGTCTCCGGGATCCAG GTCCGATACATGAAGATCATTGAGAAAAGCGGTTACCAGGCCCTGCCATGGGTTCGCTACATCACCCAGAGTGGCG ATTATCAACTTCGTACCAGCtag
- the AP1M2 gene encoding AP-1 complex subunit mu-2 isoform X1, producing the protein MDGWSGDSSHQHSWVQRESEAGQRSPPKLRPAAVFASANRAAHLEASPLRRTHLGSHLRAGASAGRRKRRRRRLPALPPRLPGPPAATMSASAVFILDVKGKPLISRNYKGDVAMSEIENFMPLLMQREEEGALAPLLSHGRVHFLWIKHSNLYLVATTLKNANASLVYSFLYKTVEGEDQRGPKRVYYSNVFSEYFKELEEESIRDNFVIVYELLDELMDFGFPQTTDSKILQEYITQQGNKLETGKSRVPPTVTNAVSWRSEGIKYKKNEVFIDVIESVNLLVNANGSVLLSEIVGTIKLKVFLSGMPELRLGLNDRVLFELTGLSGSKNKSVELEDVKFHQCVRLSRFDNDRTISFIPPDGDFELMSYRLSTQVKPLIWIESVIEKFSHSRVEIMVKAKGQFKKQSVANGVEISVPVPSDADSPRFKTSVGSAKYVPEKNVVIWSIKSFPGGKEYLMRAHFGLPSVEKEEVEGRPPIGVKFEIPYFTVSGIQVRYMKIIEKSGYQALPWVRYITQSGDYQLRTS; encoded by the exons atggatggttggtcTGGAGACTCCTCCCATCAGCACTCCTGGGTGCAGAGGGAAAGTGAGGCGGGGCAGCGCTCCCCTCCAAAGCTCCGCCCTGCAGCAGTCTTCGCGTCGGCCAACCGCGCCGCTCACCTGGAGGCCTCCCCTTTAAGACGCACTCACCTGGGCTCTCACCTGCGCGCCGGCGCTTCCGCAGGAAGAAGGAAGCGGCGCCGCCGTCGCCTCCCGGCgctccctccccgcctcccaggTCCGCCGGCCGCCACAATGTCCGCCTCGGCTGTCTTCATCCTCGACGTCAAGGGCAAG CCCCTGATCAGCCGCAACTACAAGGGCGATGTGGCCATGAGTGAGATTGAGAACTTCATGCCTCTGCTCATGCAGCGGGAGGAGGAGGGCGCCTTGGCCCCACTGCTGAGCCATGGCCGGGTCCACTTTTTGTGGATCAAACACAGCAACCTCTATT TGGTAGCCACCACGCTGAAGAACGCCAACGCCTCCCTCGTGTACTCCTTCCTCTACAAGACGGTGGAG GGCGAGGACCAAAGAGGTCCCAAGAGGGTATACTACTCAAAT GTATTCTCTGAATACTtcaaggagctggaggaggagagcaTCCGAGACAACTTCGTCATCGTCTATGAGCTGCTGGACGAGCTCATGGACTTCGGCTTCCCACAGACCACTGACAGCAAGATCCTGCAGGA GTACATCACACAGCAGGGCAACAAGCTGGAGACCGGCAAATCTCGAGTGCCACCCACTGTCACCAATGCTGTGTCCTGGCGCTCTGAGGGCATCAAGTACAAGAAGAACGAGGTGTTCATTGATGTCATAGAGTCTGTCAACCTGCTG GTCAATGCCAACGGCAGCGTCCTGCTGAGCGAGATCGTGGGCACCATCAAGCTCAAGGTGTTTCTGTCGGGAATGCCAGAGCTGCGGCTTGGCCTCAACGACCGTGTGCTCTTTGAGCTCACTGGCC TTTCAGGAAGCAAGAACAAGTCTGTGGAACTGGAAGACGTCAAATTCCACCAGTGTGTGCGGCTGTCTCGCTTTGACAATGACCGCACTATCTCCTTCATCCCACCCGACGGCGACTTTGAGCTCATGTCCTACCGCCTCAGCACCCAg GTCAAGCCGTTGATCTGGATTGAGTCCGTCATTGAGAAGTTCTCCCACAGCCGTGTGGAGATCATGGTCAAG GCCAAGGGGCAGTTTAAGAAGCAGTCGGTGGCCAACGGCGTGGAGATATCCGTGCCCGTGCCCAGTGATGCCGACTCCCCGCGCTTCAAGACCAGTGTAGGCAGTGCCAAGTACGTGCCCGAAAAGAATGTCGTTATTTGGAGTATTAAGTCCTTCCCG GGGGGCAAGGAGTACCTGATGCGCGCCCACTTTGGCCTCCCCAGcgtggagaaggaggaggtggagggccGGCCCCCTATTGGGGTCAAGTTTGAGATCCCCTACTTCACTGTCTCCGGGATCCAG GTCCGATACATGAAGATCATTGAGAAAAGCGGTTACCAGGCCCTGCCATGGGTTCGCTACATCACCCAGAGTGGCG ATTATCAACTTCGTACCAGCtag
- the AP1M2 gene encoding AP-1 complex subunit mu-2 isoform X2, whose amino-acid sequence MSASAVFILDVKGKPLISRNYKGDVAMSEIENFMPLLMQREEEGALAPLLSHGRVHFLWIKHSNLYLVATTLKNANASLVYSFLYKTVEVFSEYFKELEEESIRDNFVIVYELLDELMDFGFPQTTDSKILQEYITQQGNKLETGKSRVPPTVTNAVSWRSEGIKYKKNEVFIDVIESVNLLVNANGSVLLSEIVGTIKLKVFLSGMPELRLGLNDRVLFELTGLSGSKNKSVELEDVKFHQCVRLSRFDNDRTISFIPPDGDFELMSYRLSTQVKPLIWIESVIEKFSHSRVEIMVKAKGQFKKQSVANGVEISVPVPSDADSPRFKTSVGSAKYVPEKNVVIWSIKSFPGGKEYLMRAHFGLPSVEKEEVEGRPPIGVKFEIPYFTVSGIQVRYMKIIEKSGYQALPWVRYITQSGDYQLRTS is encoded by the exons ATGTCCGCCTCGGCTGTCTTCATCCTCGACGTCAAGGGCAAG CCCCTGATCAGCCGCAACTACAAGGGCGATGTGGCCATGAGTGAGATTGAGAACTTCATGCCTCTGCTCATGCAGCGGGAGGAGGAGGGCGCCTTGGCCCCACTGCTGAGCCATGGCCGGGTCCACTTTTTGTGGATCAAACACAGCAACCTCTATT TGGTAGCCACCACGCTGAAGAACGCCAACGCCTCCCTCGTGTACTCCTTCCTCTACAAGACGGTGGAG GTATTCTCTGAATACTtcaaggagctggaggaggagagcaTCCGAGACAACTTCGTCATCGTCTATGAGCTGCTGGACGAGCTCATGGACTTCGGCTTCCCACAGACCACTGACAGCAAGATCCTGCAGGA GTACATCACACAGCAGGGCAACAAGCTGGAGACCGGCAAATCTCGAGTGCCACCCACTGTCACCAATGCTGTGTCCTGGCGCTCTGAGGGCATCAAGTACAAGAAGAACGAGGTGTTCATTGATGTCATAGAGTCTGTCAACCTGCTG GTCAATGCCAACGGCAGCGTCCTGCTGAGCGAGATCGTGGGCACCATCAAGCTCAAGGTGTTTCTGTCGGGAATGCCAGAGCTGCGGCTTGGCCTCAACGACCGTGTGCTCTTTGAGCTCACTGGCC TTTCAGGAAGCAAGAACAAGTCTGTGGAACTGGAAGACGTCAAATTCCACCAGTGTGTGCGGCTGTCTCGCTTTGACAATGACCGCACTATCTCCTTCATCCCACCCGACGGCGACTTTGAGCTCATGTCCTACCGCCTCAGCACCCAg GTCAAGCCGTTGATCTGGATTGAGTCCGTCATTGAGAAGTTCTCCCACAGCCGTGTGGAGATCATGGTCAAG GCCAAGGGGCAGTTTAAGAAGCAGTCGGTGGCCAACGGCGTGGAGATATCCGTGCCCGTGCCCAGTGATGCCGACTCCCCGCGCTTCAAGACCAGTGTAGGCAGTGCCAAGTACGTGCCCGAAAAGAATGTCGTTATTTGGAGTATTAAGTCCTTCCCG GGGGGCAAGGAGTACCTGATGCGCGCCCACTTTGGCCTCCCCAGcgtggagaaggaggaggtggagggccGGCCCCCTATTGGGGTCAAGTTTGAGATCCCCTACTTCACTGTCTCCGGGATCCAG GTCCGATACATGAAGATCATTGAGAAAAGCGGTTACCAGGCCCTGCCATGGGTTCGCTACATCACCCAGAGTGGCG ATTATCAACTTCGTACCAGCtag